From a region of the Hemitrygon akajei chromosome 16, sHemAka1.3, whole genome shotgun sequence genome:
- the LOC140740400 gene encoding tetraspanin-1-like, protein MSLYKFLKMAMFAVNFIIFVGGAAIMGVGIWIKVDGGSFFAVLAQVSSSLKVVANVGYLCIALGAFLMVIGFLGCCGAMKENKCMLMIFFLVILVIFLAQLVAAVVILAFSGLADIFMSYIATWLRDFFKNDYGRIPELTEVFDALMLQFKCCGMSGSTDFLNSHFVNSTGKFPKACCTNLITCILPGTAQGCYQVLLNFLKNNTVILGIIALVIAVLEMGAMASSMIMYCQIDKMSNVA, encoded by the exons ATGTCGCTCTACAAATTCTTGAAGATGGCAATGTTTGCTGTCAATTTCATCATCTTT GTCGGAGGTGCCgctataatgggcgtagggatcTGGATTAAAGTGGATGGTGGATCCTTCTTTGCAGTCCTGGCGCAAGTGTCATCATCCCTGAAGGTGGTAGCTAATGTTGGATATCTCTGCATTGCACTAGGGGCCTTCTTAATGGTCATTGGCTTCCTGGGATGCTGTGGTGCAATGAAAGAAAACAAGTGCATGCTAATGATA TTTTTCTTGGTAATCCTGGTGATCTTCTTGGCTCAGCTTGTGGCTGCTGTGGTTATCCTGGCATTTTCTGGCTTG GCAGACATCTTTATGAGCTATATTGCAACGTGGCTCAGGGATTTCTTTAAAAACGATTATGGTAGAATTCCGGAGTTGACTGAGGTATTTGATGCTTTGATGCTTCAG TTTAAGTGTTGTGGAATGAGTGGTTCCACCGATTTTTTAAACTCACATTTCGTCAACAGCACTGGAAAATTTCCCAAAGCTTGCTGCACCAATCTGATTACTTGCATCCTTCCAGGAACTGCGCAG GGTTGCTATCAGGTACTCCTAAACTTCCTGAAGAACAACACCGTAATACTTGGTATCATTGCCCTGGTGATCGCGGTACTTGAG ATGGGGGCAATGGCATCATCCATGATCATGTACTGCCAGATCGATAAAATGTCAAACGTTGCTTGA